A window of the Streptomyces sp. NBC_00250 genome harbors these coding sequences:
- a CDS encoding nucleotide pyrophosphatase/phosphodiesterase family protein: protein MNDTAPASPPAPTPLLVLDVVGLTPRLLPHMPHLAALARSGSQAPLSTVLPAVTCTAQTTFLTGTLPTEHGIVGNGWYFRDLGDVLLWRQHNGLVSGDRLWDAARRSHPGYTVANICWWYAMGADTDITVTPRPVYYADGRKEPDCYTRPPALHDELTEKFGTFPLFHFWGPGADLVSSRWIVDATRHILRTRRPDLALCYVPHLDYDLQRYGPDDPRSFRAAAALDTVLAPLLAEARAEGRTVVVLSEYGITRVERPVDINRALRRAGLLEVHTQDGMEYLDPMTSRAFAVADHQIAHVYVRRPTDLPAVRAALADLPGLERLLDDEGKKEHGLDHPRSGELVALAEPDAWFTYYYWLDDARAPDFARLVEIHRKPGYDPAELLMDPLDPYVRIKAAREIARKKLGMRYRLAVVPLDPSPLRGSHGRLPTSDDEGPLILCSTPRALDGRVAATDVKNLLLRLAGVARDASPNPAESSEAGPSDSQGVIHR from the coding sequence ATGAACGACACCGCACCCGCTTCCCCACCCGCACCCACCCCCCTCCTGGTCCTCGACGTCGTCGGTCTCACCCCACGGCTGCTGCCCCACATGCCCCACCTGGCCGCCCTCGCCCGCAGCGGCTCCCAGGCCCCGCTCTCCACCGTCCTGCCCGCCGTCACCTGCACCGCCCAGACCACCTTCCTCACCGGCACCCTCCCGACCGAGCACGGCATCGTCGGCAACGGCTGGTACTTCCGGGACCTCGGCGACGTCCTGCTGTGGCGCCAGCACAACGGCCTCGTCTCCGGCGACCGTCTCTGGGACGCCGCCCGCCGCAGCCATCCCGGCTACACCGTCGCCAACATCTGCTGGTGGTACGCCATGGGCGCCGACACCGACATCACCGTCACCCCACGCCCCGTCTACTACGCCGACGGACGCAAGGAACCCGACTGCTACACCCGGCCACCCGCCCTGCACGACGAACTCACCGAGAAGTTCGGCACGTTCCCCCTCTTCCACTTCTGGGGACCCGGCGCCGACCTCGTCTCCAGCCGCTGGATCGTCGACGCCACCCGTCACATCCTCCGCACCCGCCGTCCCGACCTCGCCCTCTGCTACGTCCCGCACCTCGACTACGACCTGCAGCGCTACGGCCCCGACGACCCGCGCTCCTTCCGCGCCGCCGCAGCGCTCGACACCGTCCTCGCCCCGCTCCTGGCCGAAGCCCGGGCCGAGGGCCGTACGGTCGTCGTCCTCTCCGAGTACGGGATCACCCGGGTCGAGCGTCCCGTCGACATCAACCGCGCCCTGCGCCGCGCCGGCCTCCTCGAGGTCCACACCCAGGACGGCATGGAGTACCTCGACCCCATGACCTCCAGGGCGTTCGCCGTCGCCGACCACCAGATCGCCCATGTCTACGTCCGGCGGCCCACGGACCTGCCGGCCGTCCGGGCAGCCCTCGCGGACCTTCCCGGTCTGGAGCGGCTCCTCGACGACGAGGGAAAGAAGGAACACGGCCTGGACCATCCGCGCTCGGGGGAGCTGGTCGCCCTCGCCGAGCCCGACGCCTGGTTCACGTACTACTACTGGCTCGACGACGCCCGCGCCCCCGACTTCGCGCGGCTCGTCGAGATCCATCGCAAGCCCGGCTACGACCCCGCCGAACTCCTCATGGACCCCCTCGATCCCTACGTGCGGATCAAGGCAGCCAGGGAGATCGCCCGCAAGAAGCTCGGTATGCGGTACCGGCTGGCGGTCGTCCCCCTCGACCCCTCACCTCTTCGCGGCAGCCATGGCCGCCTTCCCACGAGCGATGACGAAGGTCCGCTCATCCTGTGCTCCACCCCCCGCGCCCTGGACGGCCGCGTCGCGGCCACCGATGTGAAGAACCTGCTGCTCAGGCTGGCCGGAGTCGCCCGAGACGCCTCTCCGAATCCAGCTGAATCCAGTGAAGCAGGCCCCTCCGACAGCCAAGGAGTTATCCACAGATGA
- the eboE gene encoding metabolite traffic protein EboE, producing the protein MRFRHPDGSTVHLAYCTNVHPAETLDGVLAQLRDHCEPVRRRLGRDRLGIGLWLARDAARSLTTDPASLRALRAELDRRGLEVVTLNGFPYEGFGADEVKYRVYQPDWTRPERLAHTTDLARLLAALLPEDVTEGSVSTLPLAWRTAFDAEGAATARTALTTLSARLDALEELTGRSIRIGLEPEPGCVVETVAVAVTALTALAAVPSPRPGRSPSPSPSPEPSPGPIPRIGVCLDTCHLATSFEDPRTALDSLAAAGIPVPKAQLSAALHAEHPHLPEVRAALTAFAEPRFLHQTRTRTAAGLRGTDDLPEALGTAARTAPGLPDATPWRAHFHVPLHAPPAPPLSSTLPVLRDALALLVGGPHPRTHHLEVETYTWQALPPESRPRTRARLADGIAAELTLARELLTDLGLKELP; encoded by the coding sequence CCCGGCCGAGACCCTCGACGGCGTCCTCGCCCAGCTCCGCGACCATTGCGAGCCGGTCCGCCGCCGCCTCGGCCGCGACCGCCTCGGCATCGGACTCTGGCTCGCCCGGGACGCCGCCCGTTCCCTGACCACCGACCCGGCCTCGCTCCGAGCCCTGCGCGCCGAACTGGACCGCCGCGGCCTCGAAGTGGTCACCCTCAACGGCTTCCCGTACGAAGGCTTCGGCGCCGACGAGGTCAAGTACCGCGTCTACCAGCCCGACTGGACCCGCCCCGAGCGCCTCGCGCACACCACCGACCTCGCCCGTCTCCTTGCCGCGCTGCTTCCCGAGGACGTCACCGAAGGGTCCGTCTCCACCCTGCCCCTCGCCTGGCGCACCGCCTTCGACGCCGAGGGCGCCGCCACCGCCCGTACCGCTCTCACGACGCTCTCCGCCCGGCTCGACGCGCTGGAGGAACTCACCGGGAGAAGCATCCGGATCGGCCTCGAACCGGAGCCCGGCTGCGTCGTCGAGACCGTCGCCGTCGCCGTCACCGCACTCACCGCACTCGCCGCCGTGCCGAGCCCTCGTCCTGGCCGCAGCCCGAGCCCGAGCCCGAGCCCGGAACCGAGCCCCGGTCCGATCCCCCGCATCGGCGTCTGCCTCGACACCTGCCATCTCGCGACCTCCTTCGAGGACCCGCGCACCGCCCTGGACTCCCTCGCCGCCGCGGGCATCCCGGTACCCAAGGCCCAGCTCTCGGCCGCGCTCCACGCCGAGCACCCGCACCTCCCCGAGGTCAGGGCGGCGCTCACCGCGTTCGCCGAGCCCCGCTTCCTCCATCAGACCCGCACCCGAACCGCCGCCGGCCTCCGCGGCACCGACGACCTCCCGGAGGCCCTCGGCACCGCCGCCCGCACGGCCCCCGGCCTTCCCGACGCCACACCCTGGCGCGCCCATTTCCACGTCCCCCTGCACGCTCCGCCCGCCCCTCCGCTCAGCTCCACGCTCCCCGTACTCCGGGACGCCCTCGCCCTCCTCGTCGGCGGCCCGCACCCGCGCACCCACCACCTGGAGGTCGAGACGTACACCTGGCAGGCCCTTCCGCCCGAGAGCCGACCCCGCACCCGGGCCCGGCTCGCCGACGGCATCGCCGCCGAACTGACCCTGGCCCGCGAGCTGCTGACCGACCTCGGCCTCAAGGAACTGCCATGA